Proteins encoded together in one Streptomyces sp. NBC_01216 window:
- a CDS encoding M4 family metallopeptidase, which produces MALALSASLATALAGTATAAPKAQPAPPGQGKSLALAAADKAADSGLDELRHGVDEDLVRTSVTPWANGLYYAAYQRTYRGLPVVGGDAVVLSDSKGRVRDIAAAPAPAIKIPTKARVRAAAALATARGQLASVESASTPELTVLLKGKKPVLTWHTRVVGRTAADRPSALDTYVDARTGKVTQATDKILHAEGRGYHNGNVTIDTAASSMTDPNRSGFRCGGQNGSAYTGSSPWGNGGANDLVTACVDIMYAAQKEHSMLKEWFGYNGQNGQGGMVPARAGLSEVNAYYDGTKTTYGRNQNGTNQLTGIDVVAHEYGHEIFDRTPGGSGSSNENGGLNESTGDIFGALTEHYADNPNDTPDYTVGEKLNFLGDNKPIRYMYNPSLHNNDPNCYTQLTSGTEVHAAAGPQNHWFYLLAEGSNPGGGKPSSPICSGGPSSVTGIGIQKAGKIFMGALLSKTSSWNHRAARKATLASAKNTYGSAECNAVKAAWNAVAVPAQSGETDCGGTGTPDFSLALNPSSGSVQAGASVTSTVNTSTTGGSAQTVQLSASGAPSGVTVSFSPSSVTSGGSSTMTVQVAGGTANGTYPLTVTGTGSATHTVTYQLSVGTTTPPTGCADTEYTYRGTLSSGQAQAQPDGSYYYSATYGTHVGCLRGPAGTDFDLYLQKWNGAGWADVAVGGTPSADEDIRYNGSAGYYRYVVHAYSGSGAYTLGLSAP; this is translated from the coding sequence ATGGCCCTCGCGCTTTCGGCGAGCCTCGCGACCGCCCTCGCCGGCACCGCCACCGCGGCCCCGAAGGCCCAGCCCGCACCGCCCGGGCAGGGCAAGTCGCTCGCCCTCGCCGCCGCCGACAAGGCCGCGGACAGCGGCCTCGACGAGCTGCGCCACGGTGTCGACGAAGACCTCGTCCGCACCTCGGTCACCCCGTGGGCGAACGGGCTGTACTACGCCGCCTACCAGCGCACCTACCGCGGCCTTCCGGTCGTCGGCGGGGACGCGGTGGTCCTGTCCGACAGCAAGGGCAGGGTCCGGGACATCGCCGCCGCCCCGGCCCCCGCCATCAAGATCCCCACCAAGGCCAGGGTGAGGGCCGCCGCGGCCCTGGCCACCGCCCGCGGTCAGCTGGCCTCCGTCGAGAGCGCGAGCACCCCGGAGCTCACCGTGCTCCTCAAGGGGAAGAAGCCGGTGCTGACCTGGCATACCCGGGTCGTCGGACGGACCGCGGCGGACCGGCCGAGCGCGCTGGACACCTATGTGGACGCGCGGACCGGGAAGGTCACGCAGGCCACCGACAAGATCCTGCACGCCGAGGGACGCGGCTACCACAACGGCAACGTCACCATCGACACCGCCGCCTCCTCGATGACGGACCCCAACCGCTCGGGTTTCCGGTGTGGCGGACAGAACGGCAGTGCCTACACCGGTTCCTCGCCCTGGGGGAACGGCGGGGCCAACGACCTGGTCACCGCCTGCGTCGACATCATGTACGCGGCGCAGAAGGAACACTCCATGCTCAAGGAGTGGTTCGGCTACAACGGCCAGAACGGCCAGGGAGGCATGGTCCCGGCGCGGGCCGGCCTGAGCGAGGTCAACGCCTACTACGACGGCACGAAGACCACCTACGGCCGAAACCAGAACGGTACCAACCAGCTCACCGGCATCGACGTCGTGGCGCACGAGTACGGCCACGAGATCTTCGACCGGACCCCGGGCGGCTCCGGTTCGAGCAACGAGAACGGCGGGCTCAACGAGTCCACCGGCGACATCTTCGGCGCGCTCACCGAGCACTACGCCGACAACCCCAACGACACCCCGGACTACACGGTCGGCGAGAAGCTGAACTTCCTCGGCGACAACAAGCCGATCCGCTACATGTACAACCCGTCGCTGCACAACAACGACCCCAACTGCTACACCCAGTTGACCTCGGGCACCGAGGTGCACGCGGCGGCCGGACCGCAGAACCACTGGTTCTACCTGCTCGCCGAGGGCTCCAACCCGGGCGGCGGCAAGCCGAGCAGCCCCATATGCTCCGGCGGTCCGTCCTCCGTGACCGGCATCGGCATTCAGAAGGCCGGCAAGATCTTCATGGGTGCCCTGCTGAGCAAGACGTCCTCCTGGAATCACCGGGCCGCCCGCAAGGCGACCCTGGCCAGTGCGAAGAACACCTACGGCAGCGCCGAGTGCAACGCGGTGAAGGCGGCCTGGAACGCGGTCGCGGTCCCGGCCCAGTCCGGGGAGACCGACTGCGGCGGCACCGGCACCCCGGACTTCTCCCTCGCGTTGAACCCGTCCTCCGGGTCGGTCCAGGCGGGCGCCTCGGTGACCTCCACGGTCAACACCAGCACCACGGGCGGCAGCGCGCAGACGGTGCAGTTGTCCGCGAGCGGCGCCCCGAGCGGGGTCACGGTCTCCTTCAGCCCGTCCTCCGTGACCTCGGGCGGCTCCTCCACGATGACGGTCCAGGTCGCCGGCGGAACGGCCAACGGCACCTACCCCCTCACCGTGACGGGCACCGGTTCCGCCACGCACACGGTGACGTACCAGCTGAGCGTCGGCACCACCACGCCGCCGACCGGCTGCGCCGACACCGAGTACACCTACCGGGGCACCCTGAGCTCCGGCCAGGCCCAGGCACAGCCGGACGGTTCGTACTACTACTCGGCCACCTACGGCACCCACGTGGGCTGTCTGCGCGGCCCGGCGGGCACTGACTTCGACCTGTACCTGCAGAAGTGGAACGGTGCGGGCTGGGCGGACGTGGCCGTGGGCGGCACCCCGAGCGCCGACGAGGACATCCGCTACAACGGGAGCGCCGGCTACTACCGGTACGTGGTCCACGCGTACAGCGGTTCCGGCGCCTACACCCTGGGCCTGAGCGCCCCGTAG
- a CDS encoding GOLPH3/VPS74 family protein, with protein MAPSPATPLSLPARLVLAAHADRRLRSRMFRTELGYGAAGAALLELAAEERISVSHEAIVVRDARRDADPVVDRVLGQLLFADRGRGPRRWVERLGPTVLDGTRDRLIADGLLVPVRRRILGVFPVRGDMPAGTPAAPDHAVVRLLDALRRPGAAFRPECPGAPACPDAPGRADCPACPDRVDLVVPAVRAAVAAAALPFACSG; from the coding sequence ATGGCTCCCTCGCCCGCGACACCCCTTTCCCTGCCCGCCCGGCTGGTCCTGGCCGCCCACGCGGACCGGCGGCTGCGCTCCCGGATGTTCCGGACGGAGCTGGGGTACGGCGCGGCCGGCGCGGCCCTGCTGGAGCTCGCAGCGGAGGAGCGGATCAGCGTCTCGCACGAAGCGATCGTGGTGCGCGACGCGCGGCGGGACGCCGATCCGGTCGTCGACCGCGTCCTCGGACAGCTGCTCTTCGCCGACCGGGGACGCGGGCCGCGCCGCTGGGTGGAACGTCTGGGACCCACCGTCCTCGACGGGACCCGGGACCGGCTGATCGCCGACGGGCTGCTGGTGCCCGTACGACGCCGGATCCTCGGAGTGTTCCCGGTCCGGGGCGACATGCCCGCCGGCACCCCGGCCGCGCCCGACCACGCCGTCGTCCGGCTGCTCGACGCGCTGCGACGGCCCGGTGCGGCGTTCCGCCCGGAGTGCCCGGGTGCCCCCGCGTGTCCGGACGCCCCCGGCCGCGCGGACTGTCCGGCCTGCCCCGACCGCGTGGACCTGGTGGTGCCGGCGGTCCGGGCCGCCGTGGCCGCCGCGGCCCTCCCGTTCGCCTGCTCCGGCTGA
- a CDS encoding LysR family transcriptional regulator produces MQLELRHLEAVCRIADAGSLGRAAVRLGVSQPGLSAQLRRIERAAGGELFFRGREGVRPTPLGEFVLSRARRVLGEMDALAAGARAAAPHPSLRLGCILLVLVDGLIEQLEPVMAGREIAVSVEHSVTTLTRMLGAGRYDAIVYGEVNDHEVPLPEGTLARTLVPKEPFCVRMSATHRLAERRRITLADLAGETWMTLVEDDDGGPEALVDACAKAGFTPVLRYRIADRKMHYDLISSGRAISLSQPTAPPTPGTVLRPLDGEPITGRIRLAWNRAAVPSADAELLFRAAALAYLANVGRNAFHRAWWEARTELHPVLD; encoded by the coding sequence ATGCAGCTGGAGTTGAGGCATCTAGAGGCTGTCTGCCGGATAGCCGACGCGGGAAGCCTGGGGCGCGCTGCCGTGCGTCTCGGCGTCTCCCAGCCCGGACTCTCGGCGCAGCTGCGCCGCATCGAGCGGGCGGCCGGCGGCGAGCTCTTCTTCCGTGGCAGGGAGGGTGTACGGCCCACCCCGCTCGGTGAGTTCGTCCTCTCCCGGGCTCGCCGGGTGCTCGGCGAGATGGACGCGCTGGCGGCCGGGGCGCGGGCCGCCGCGCCGCATCCCTCGCTGCGGCTGGGATGCATCCTGCTCGTGCTCGTCGACGGGCTGATCGAGCAGCTGGAGCCGGTGATGGCGGGCCGGGAGATCGCCGTCAGCGTCGAGCACTCGGTGACCACGCTGACCCGGATGCTCGGCGCGGGCCGCTACGACGCGATCGTCTACGGCGAGGTCAACGACCACGAAGTGCCCCTGCCGGAGGGGACGCTGGCACGGACACTCGTCCCGAAGGAACCGTTCTGCGTGCGGATGTCGGCCACCCACCGGCTGGCCGAGCGCCGGCGGATCACGCTGGCGGACCTGGCGGGCGAGACCTGGATGACCCTGGTGGAGGACGACGACGGCGGCCCGGAGGCACTCGTCGACGCCTGCGCCAAGGCAGGGTTCACCCCCGTGCTGCGCTACCGGATCGCCGACCGCAAGATGCACTACGACCTGATCTCCTCAGGCCGTGCCATCTCGCTCAGCCAGCCGACGGCGCCGCCCACGCCGGGCACGGTGCTCCGGCCGCTGGACGGCGAACCGATCACCGGCCGGATCCGGCTGGCGTGGAACCGGGCGGCGGTCCCGTCGGCGGACGCGGAGCTGCTGTTCCGGGCCGCGGCCCTGGCCTATCTGGCGAACGTGGGCCGCAACGCCTTCCACCGCGCCTGGTGGGAGGCGCGCACCGAACTGCATCCGGTGCTGGACTGA
- a CDS encoding DUF6421 family protein, whose product MSAEIKRVIDEVDGIREGLDRSAPRDPELLDGLLKQMENSRHLREQPIARALMEDLRGYGAEPRLRRTKAHINSARDRHIFSFFDASYFPRLSLDYLTYEPLPTHPLLAERYASNTMPVNITACSGGFESRVVVALFPENHIDGRQDPDDLIFYFIDKFVERHHRVTRKMIDAVMAPGSFPLIQGADEDLVEGASAWWVRLHEFHHRQGDMPIPDYLHAKKLKPLAGLEELRVDVSSMLVCLRDDELPADEARRAYEYMLAERLLRYAVEGIPRPNYDAVASQLLFNYLSENGGIALRGDRIHLAPGLPDVLARFLAEIEAVERRIRTESVADVKAGLLAFTNAYTDYDEDARDYRHIPFFADVKQRLGV is encoded by the coding sequence GTGAGCGCGGAGATCAAGCGTGTCATCGACGAGGTCGACGGCATACGCGAGGGCCTGGACCGCAGTGCCCCACGCGACCCCGAATTACTCGACGGCCTGCTCAAACAGATGGAGAACTCCCGCCATCTGCGCGAACAGCCCATCGCGCGGGCCCTGATGGAGGACCTCCGCGGCTACGGTGCGGAGCCCCGGCTGCGGCGGACCAAGGCCCACATCAACTCCGCGCGCGACCGGCACATCTTCTCGTTCTTCGACGCCTCCTACTTCCCCCGGCTGTCCCTCGACTACCTGACCTACGAGCCGCTGCCGACCCACCCGCTCCTCGCGGAACGGTACGCCAGCAACACCATGCCGGTGAACATCACCGCCTGCTCCGGGGGATTCGAGTCACGGGTCGTCGTGGCTCTCTTCCCGGAGAACCACATCGACGGCCGGCAGGACCCGGACGACCTGATCTTCTACTTCATCGACAAATTCGTCGAACGCCACCATCGCGTCACCCGGAAGATGATCGACGCGGTGATGGCGCCGGGGAGCTTCCCGCTCATCCAGGGAGCCGACGAGGATCTCGTCGAAGGGGCCTCCGCCTGGTGGGTGCGGCTGCACGAGTTCCACCACCGGCAGGGCGACATGCCCATCCCGGACTACCTTCACGCCAAGAAGCTCAAGCCGCTGGCCGGCCTGGAGGAACTGCGCGTCGACGTCTCCTCGATGCTGGTCTGCCTCCGCGACGACGAACTGCCCGCCGACGAGGCCAGGCGCGCGTACGAGTACATGCTGGCCGAACGGCTGCTGCGGTACGCGGTCGAGGGCATCCCACGGCCGAACTACGACGCCGTCGCCTCCCAGCTGCTCTTCAACTACCTCTCGGAGAACGGCGGCATCGCCCTGCGCGGCGACCGGATCCACCTCGCCCCCGGGCTCCCGGACGTGCTCGCCCGCTTCCTGGCCGAGATCGAGGCCGTGGAACGGCGCATCCGTACCGAGTCCGTGGCGGACGTGAAGGCCGGACTGCTCGCCTTCACCAACGCGTACACCGACTACGACGAGGATGCCAGGGACTACCGTCACATCCCGTTCTTCGCCGATGTCAAGCAGCGGCTGGGCGTCTGA
- a CDS encoding rhodanese-like domain-containing protein: MADASAAPESRGPLPGSRVLAVPAAEPGRALDYFLRVRLSCETDPYDVHHDLSEGATGFLLLDARQEAAHREESLPGALSVPHTTMTDERLAALDPGPVYVTFGWGPACNAGTKAAARLASAGFRVKEMIGGLEYWKSQNYPTKPKGE, translated from the coding sequence ATGGCTGACGCGTCGGCGGCCCCGGAGTCCCGGGGGCCGCTGCCCGGGTCCCGGGTCCTGGCCGTCCCCGCCGCCGAACCGGGCCGGGCCCTCGACTACTTCCTCCGGGTCCGGCTGTCCTGCGAGACGGACCCCTACGACGTCCACCACGACCTGTCCGAGGGAGCGACGGGCTTCCTCCTGCTCGACGCCCGCCAGGAAGCCGCGCACCGGGAGGAGAGCCTCCCCGGCGCGCTGAGCGTTCCGCACACCACGATGACCGACGAGCGCCTGGCCGCCCTCGACCCCGGACCCGTCTACGTCACCTTCGGCTGGGGCCCCGCCTGCAACGCCGGCACGAAGGCCGCCGCGCGACTCGCGTCCGCCGGGTTCCGGGTCAAGGAGATGATCGGCGGTCTGGAGTACTGGAAAAGCCAGAACTATCCCACGAAGCCAAAGGGTGAATGA
- the nudC gene encoding NAD(+) diphosphatase, with protein MHYTALDLDRAGDRRSDAAWVAAQAVRPGTRVLPLWRDRCLTQDGTPVARTAGSAASLLAEAAEPVLLGLDGDEAVFAADLSALEEGRALALAGADAVHDVRQLVAHISPAEAGLLAYARGLLHWHRNQRFCGACGGPSEARHGGHLRVCRDCGKLLFPRIEPAVIMLIERAGQPGRCLLARHAQSGPQSFSTLAGFVEVGESLEDAVRREAFEEAGVQVKSVAYQGSQAWPFPAGLMVAFRAEAASDTVRVDGEEVVDARWFTAAELRAHIDAGHVYRPDSIGRFLIEGWIAEHTESADE; from the coding sequence GTGCACTACACCGCTCTCGACCTGGACCGGGCCGGCGACCGGCGTTCGGACGCCGCATGGGTCGCCGCACAGGCCGTTCGTCCCGGCACCCGGGTGCTCCCGCTGTGGCGGGACCGCTGCCTCACCCAGGACGGGACGCCGGTGGCACGGACGGCCGGATCGGCGGCCTCGCTGCTCGCGGAGGCCGCCGAACCGGTGCTCCTGGGACTCGACGGGGACGAGGCGGTCTTCGCGGCCGACCTGTCCGCACTGGAGGAGGGCCGGGCGCTGGCGCTCGCAGGGGCCGACGCCGTCCACGACGTACGGCAGCTCGTCGCGCACATCAGCCCGGCCGAGGCGGGCCTGCTCGCCTACGCCCGCGGTCTTCTGCACTGGCACCGCAACCAGCGGTTCTGCGGCGCCTGCGGCGGACCCTCCGAGGCCCGGCACGGCGGCCACCTGCGGGTGTGCCGCGACTGCGGGAAGCTCCTCTTCCCGCGCATCGAACCCGCGGTGATCATGCTGATCGAGCGGGCCGGACAGCCCGGACGCTGCCTGCTCGCCCGGCACGCCCAGTCCGGACCGCAGTCCTTCAGCACCCTGGCAGGCTTCGTCGAGGTCGGCGAGAGCCTGGAGGACGCGGTCCGCCGCGAGGCATTCGAGGAGGCGGGCGTCCAGGTGAAGTCCGTCGCCTACCAGGGCTCGCAGGCGTGGCCCTTCCCGGCCGGTCTCATGGTCGCCTTCCGCGCCGAGGCGGCCTCGGACACCGTCCGGGTCGACGGCGAGGAGGTCGTGGACGCCCGCTGGTTCACGGCGGCCGAACTGCGGGCCCACATCGACGCGGGGCACGTCTACCGCCCCGACTCCATCGGCAGGTTCCTCATCGAGGGCTGGATCGCCGAGCACACCGAGAGCGCCGACGAATGA
- a CDS encoding carbon-nitrogen hydrolase family protein has protein sequence MIVAATQFAPAAGDVEANVRSVAELIRAAGADGARVIVFAELVLSGYEPSLVRDTPGIVLTEDDPRLEPVREACRAARVAAVVNGPVRTADGRPGITTLVVGPDGGLLARYDKRHLHGIERDVFAAGTEDGRFTVDGVRFALTTCYDNRFPELAARAAADGCRACLASSVVSVGSDAFEEVYPVRARDFGLYMVLGNVLGRNEDGAGGGHAGGWGPDGTRIADAGDAGPAYVLMEIPA, from the coding sequence ATGATCGTCGCAGCTACCCAGTTCGCCCCGGCCGCCGGGGACGTCGAGGCCAACGTCCGCTCCGTCGCGGAACTGATCCGGGCCGCGGGCGCCGACGGCGCCCGTGTGATCGTCTTCGCCGAGCTCGTCCTGTCGGGCTACGAGCCGAGCCTGGTCCGGGACACCCCGGGCATCGTCCTGACCGAGGACGACCCCCGCCTCGAGCCGGTCCGCGAGGCGTGCCGCGCGGCGCGCGTGGCGGCCGTGGTCAACGGGCCGGTACGGACGGCGGACGGGCGGCCCGGCATCACCACCCTGGTCGTCGGCCCGGACGGCGGCCTGCTCGCGCGCTACGACAAGCGGCACCTGCACGGCATCGAGCGGGACGTGTTCGCGGCGGGCACGGAGGACGGCCGGTTCACGGTGGACGGTGTCCGCTTCGCCCTGACCACCTGCTACGACAACCGCTTTCCGGAACTCGCCGCGCGGGCGGCGGCGGACGGCTGCCGGGCCTGTCTCGCCAGCTCGGTGGTGTCCGTCGGCAGCGACGCCTTCGAAGAGGTCTACCCCGTGCGCGCGCGGGACTTCGGGCTGTACATGGTGCTGGGCAACGTCCTCGGCCGCAACGAGGACGGGGCCGGCGGAGGCCACGCGGGCGGCTGGGGGCCGGACGGCACGCGGATCGCCGACGCGGGCGACGCGGGTCCGGCGTACGTCCTGATGGAGATACCGGCCTGA
- a CDS encoding TetR/AcrR family transcriptional regulator yields MVRARSEERRADIVRAALEVIAERGYRGASLGAVAERVGLTQQGLLHYFPTKEALLVAVLQERDRWDTSGGRGREGWRLDLLDSLVEYNAMRPGIVQTFSALLGESVTDGHPARDFFTERYTQVREEMAKVLRIEFGERLPGGLTPEQAAPLLTAVLDGLQYQWLLDPAAVDMPEAFRDFLRLLTHDGGGRAGAGGRPETRSRDTEGRPNG; encoded by the coding sequence GTGGTGCGGGCCAGAAGCGAGGAGCGTCGCGCGGACATCGTCCGGGCGGCCCTCGAGGTGATCGCCGAGCGCGGCTACCGGGGTGCGTCGCTCGGCGCGGTGGCCGAACGGGTCGGCCTCACCCAGCAGGGGCTGCTGCACTACTTCCCCACGAAGGAGGCGCTGCTCGTCGCGGTGCTGCAGGAACGCGACCGGTGGGACACGAGCGGCGGGCGAGGGCGCGAAGGCTGGCGCCTCGACCTGCTCGACTCCCTCGTCGAGTACAACGCGATGCGGCCGGGGATCGTGCAGACCTTCTCCGCGCTGCTCGGCGAGAGCGTGACCGACGGGCACCCGGCGCGCGACTTCTTCACCGAGCGCTACACCCAGGTCCGCGAGGAGATGGCCAAGGTCCTGCGGATCGAGTTCGGCGAGCGGCTGCCCGGCGGGCTCACGCCGGAACAGGCGGCTCCGCTGCTCACCGCGGTGTTGGACGGGCTCCAGTACCAATGGCTGCTGGACCCGGCGGCGGTGGACATGCCGGAGGCGTTCCGGGACTTCCTGCGGCTGCTCACGCACGACGGGGGCGGACGGGCCGGGGCCGGCGGACGGCCCGAGACCAGGAGCCGGGACACGGAGGGCCGGCCGAACGGCTGA
- a CDS encoding EI24 domain-containing protein has translation MRDFGVGFGYLMRGQRWVGRHGRWFGFGLLPGLVTLVLYVGALIGLGYGADDLTGWATPFADDWGSPWQGLLRGFLTVLVFCLGLFLAVITFTAVTLLVGQPFYESLSEQVDRAEGGDVPESGLPLWRDLWISARDSVRVLLRVAFYGVLLFACGFIPVAGQTAVPVIGFCVSGFFLAEELTAVALQRRGVELRERLRMLRGRRVMALGFGVPLTLAFLVPFVAVFLMPGAVAGATLMARELTGESAAEEGSDGDGDGARSGGAEAGRTTSARGGTQSAG, from the coding sequence ATGCGTGATTTCGGGGTGGGTTTCGGATACCTGATGCGTGGCCAGCGATGGGTCGGCCGCCATGGACGGTGGTTCGGTTTCGGGCTGCTGCCCGGTCTGGTGACGCTCGTGCTCTACGTGGGGGCGCTCATCGGCCTCGGCTACGGCGCCGACGACCTCACCGGCTGGGCCACTCCCTTCGCCGACGACTGGGGCTCGCCCTGGCAGGGGCTCCTGCGCGGCTTCCTGACCGTGCTGGTCTTCTGCCTCGGACTGTTCCTCGCGGTGATCACCTTCACCGCCGTGACCCTGCTGGTCGGCCAGCCCTTCTACGAGTCGCTCTCCGAGCAGGTCGACCGCGCCGAGGGCGGTGACGTACCCGAGTCCGGTCTGCCGCTCTGGCGCGACCTGTGGATCTCGGCGCGGGACAGTGTCCGGGTCCTGCTGCGGGTCGCGTTCTACGGAGTCCTGCTCTTCGCGTGCGGCTTCATCCCGGTGGCCGGGCAGACGGCTGTCCCGGTGATCGGCTTCTGCGTCTCCGGCTTCTTCCTCGCCGAGGAGCTGACGGCCGTCGCCCTCCAGCGCCGCGGCGTCGAACTGAGGGAGCGGCTGCGGATGCTGCGGGGCAGGCGTGTGATGGCCCTCGGCTTCGGGGTCCCGCTCACCCTCGCCTTCCTCGTTCCTTTCGTCGCCGTGTTCCTGATGCCGGGTGCGGTGGCGGGCGCCACCCTGATGGCTCGCGAGCTGACCGGGGAGAGCGCCGCGGAGGAGGGTTCCGACGGCGACGGTGACGGCGCCCGTTCCGGCGGCGCGGAGGCCGGCCGGACCACCTCCGCGCGCGGCGGGACGCAGTCCGCCGGCTGA